The following proteins come from a genomic window of Gemmatimonas sp.:
- a CDS encoding DUF3224 domain-containing protein, whose protein sequence is MAFARGTFDINRAPHPMAIEAEGSRLARFSLDKQYHGDLEAIAIGEMLAAGSSEPTSAAYVAVEEVKGTLHGLQGTFNLQHAGTMTRGVGTLSVTVVPDSGTDQLRGLTGTLAIIVDGKQHAYEFEYSLPASH, encoded by the coding sequence ATGGCGTTCGCCCGCGGCACGTTCGACATCAACAGAGCACCACACCCCATGGCGATCGAGGCGGAGGGATCACGCCTCGCCCGGTTCTCGCTCGACAAGCAGTATCACGGTGACCTCGAGGCGATCGCGATCGGCGAGATGTTGGCCGCCGGCAGCAGTGAGCCGACCTCAGCGGCGTACGTAGCCGTCGAAGAAGTCAAAGGCACGCTGCACGGGCTGCAGGGCACGTTCAATCTGCAGCACGCCGGGACGATGACGCGTGGTGTTGGCACGCTGTCGGTGACGGTCGTGCCTGACTCCGGCACCGACCAGTTGCGCGGACTCACGGGAACGCTGGCGATCATCGTGGATGGCAAGCAGCACGCGTATGAGTTCGAGTATTCATTGCCCGCTTCGCATTGA